AAGGCCTAAATCAATCGGTTGATGTAATAGTAATATTTAGAGCGTCTAAAAATAGAAAACAGTCTCAAAAGAAGCTGACAACTAGGCTCACACAAGGACGCCCCGTTTTTTCTATCTATGTTTCGTAGGTAGCGGTCCCCCTTGCATGCACTGCCGTATCCGATGCATGACCGGAGAGAGCACTCATCTTATGAATTTACCTAGACAAGCCCGCGGTGGTTTCCCGAAGGAACCACCGTCCACGTCGCCTGAAATTCCCACCACCGTCCGATCTGTCATCGTATGGCCAAGATTGCCTATAGCCACTTCCGTTAGAATCAGCTTCTTATAACTCTTCGTCGTCGCAGTTGCTCTGGCTAGCTTCTGCAGCTTCTCGTAAGGACCCCAACCACTAAATATATACCTGGCTCCCGCTTCTCATTCCCTCATTCCAGATTCTTCTCATGGCTTCCTCCTCTCTCCCCATCGGTCTCTCTCTGTCCCGACGCACGGAGGGCCGACAACGGCACCGCCGGATGCGACTGCTGTGCGGCGGCGGGCGCCGCACTccttcgcctcctcctcctcctcctccgtccaaCCTCGGCCGCCTCTCACCTCCGTTTtcccctcccctttctctctctcctttccttttGATGGCGTGACCGACCAAACCCTAGCTGCGCCATCGATATCCTCGTATGGAGGTACGACGTCCTCTATCTCTCTCTGACCCTTTCACTTTCCATGCTCGTGGAGGTTGGTCGCGATtgcagcgcggcggcggcggcggcagaggggAGGGACCTGGAGCTGCGCCATGGGGCCTACGGTCGGCGCCGGCGAGGACAAGACCATGTCAGGTGAGTGAGTCGATCGGCTCGCAAGGCTCTAGGAGGGGTCGTGTTGTTTGGTCCGCCCATTGTTCTTGGAGATACGCCGTCTCGTTTAGTTCTTGGGTTTTAAATCATCTTGCGTTGTTCATACTTGACATCTGTGGTGTGGAATTATGGAAATCGTTGTTGCTGCTCGAGCTGCGAATGCGTGTCTTTGAGGTTTTCCTACAAAGTTGGAATATTTCATCTTTTGTTTCTGTTTTTTTTCCCCTACAAATTCGGATTGGCGATACGTATAACCCCTTCTATTTTAGGGAAACACAGTGACTTTTTTTGGTTTGGTTTATTTATTTTCTTGGCCGCCCGTGATTCAGAGCAGAGTAGAACCGTTATTTTGAGTAGCGAAATTGCGTGCTTGGTATCGGTTCTTTCAGTCTGTGATTTTGTTTTATTCAAGCATTGGATGCTTTTAGAACACACCTTTTGAAGGTTAAAACTTAAAAACTGAGGTTTTCCACGATTTCAAGTTAGATTTTTAGATAGTATTCTGGCGGTTGGCGTCTGATTGAATTATCTTtatttacttgatttttttttcttcggACTTATTTTTACATGATAAAATATTGGCATCTAGGAGTGGTACTTTTactattttgtttttttctctGCTGTCTTGCCCTTGTGGCAGGATTTCAATGCAAATTTAGTTTTCCAGCTCGAAGACAAATACAAATGCCACCGCCACAAAGCCTCCTTTCTTCGAAAAACTGTGTTATGGAAGGGTAGCTGCCATTTTTTCCCCATGCGTTGCAAAACTTGCGGAATTTCGATTTACTATATGTGAACAAGTTACCTAGAATGTTAGTAATAATTTGGAGTGTGCGTTGGGTTCTCCATATGGCACTACAGGATGAGATGAAACCATGATTTTTATTAACACTTCGCTAACTGAACGAATAATGAGATATACTGCGGTGTAGTCCATGCTCTAACCAGTGCACTTTATATTTCAGAGCTCCGGGAAAAACATCGTGTGGACCTGGAGAGACTAACAATTACATCAAGACCATTCAAGACATTGGCATTCTTTGTGTTAGCCATTGCTCAGAGTTTTGAAAGAACGTGTTCATCTGTTCTGAAAAAAGGTTCTCGGTTAAAAATCGCAATGCTTTTGGTTGCTGCTACTTGGGTTCTGCTCTTGTTCACTGATGGCCTGCATGAAAAGGTACCGTCTTCTTTCAAATTAATTACAACATCTGTATATCACAGGATATTTGAAGCAAAATATTATTGATATGACCAATCTATAACAATGTAGATGAAATTCTCTTGAACAATATGGAAGCAAATTTGCTAAATGGCAGATAGTTTTAGGTCTTCCCTAAATATATATAGCAGCTTGGATAAACATGGTATGTTGTCATTGATGCAGCATCTACAGGAGCTACTTTGGTATGTCAGGTTTGGATTGTGGTGGATCATACTAGGGGTCGCTTCATCGATTGGATTAGGTAATTACAAATAGTTTCAGATGTGGTGAAATTGTGCATTAGGAGTTTAATTAGTTGATTTAAATATAACAAGAGTTTCTGCTTACACTGTAATTATCTTGCAGGTTCTGGTTTGCACACTTTCATAATGTATTTAGGTCCCCATGTTGCCCTGTTTACTATCAGAGCGGTTCAGTGTGGTAGGGTTGATTTAAAAAGTGCTCCGTATGACACTATTCTCCTTAAAAGGAGCCCATCCTGGTTGGAGAAAGACTGTCTGCAGTTTGGACCCCCAATTTATCATGAAACAATTCCATTCAGCAAAATACTGCAACAAGTTTGTCTCGAAGCTGTTCTTTGGGGCATTGGAACTGCACTTGGAGAGCTTCCTCCATATTTCCTCTCAGGAGCAGGTTTTGTTCATACTGCTCTGCATACTAACTATAGCATAATTTACTTGATTATTACAGCTATTTCCTCTTGCTTGTCCACTTGATCCGTCTCTTCCACTTTGAGTCATTGCCTCATGCCCTCATCAGTTGTCCAAGGGCtggttaaaaaaaaaaatctacctCCTGCCTATTTTTTGATAATAATACCACCTTTCATTGAAGCATACTTGTGCTCGGATTTCCTGGCCAGAGTAGCAAACTAAAATTGTGTAAtagtcttcttgttcttcttagacAATGGAATAGAAATATCCCAGCCTCCACATTGTGAGATGCTTTAGGCGGTCCTTATTAGAATAGGTGCAAAAgcagtaaaaggaaaacaaaatgctTAATAACAGCGATCTACAGCCATTATAAACCAAGTCTGCTGGTTCTGTAACTAAAGAAACAAATATAAGATATGTGCAAGACAATGCAGCATTTTTAATTGAATACTTTTTTTCCTTGTCTCCTTTTAGTTTTATAGATATAAAGAATACtttttttccttctccttttAGTTTTGTAGATATAAACAATGATGTCTTCATATTGTTatacatgaaaatgaaaatggtaACCATCTTATTAGCTTATATCACAGGCTAAGTCCCCCTTCTACTAAGAAATTGAAATCATTTATGATCCATGGGGCTTATATAGGTATCAAAGGAATAGTGAGCTTGTTTATATCCAAAAAGTTTTACAGCTCTGCTGCCAGCAGGGTTATCTAGCTTACAGGTTAACCACAACAATCCATCATATAAAGTTAAATTTAGGATCAATGTACCTTACAAGATTGTGCCATTGGTTAAAGGCATCAACTTGAATGATGCAGTAAGCCCGTTTTTTTTTCTAAGTATGTGTTATGTTGCTGACTCCTTTTAAATAATGAACCACAGCTAGCATGTCAGGCCGCGTAATTGATGGGTTGGAAGATTTGGATGCTTCCATTTCTGAAGGTTTTCTATCATCAACTTTGCGCCAGGCCAAAAGATGGCTCATGTCTCATTCACAGCATTTAAGCTTCACTCTAATATTCCTACTTGCTTCGGTTAGTATCATTTTGTTGACATTTAAAATTTGTTTGTTCAAGTCATATTTTAGTATGTTGCATTTTTACCCTACTTGCTGACTTGCCTTGTAGCACCTTGTCAATTTAGACTGTAATAAGGTGAAGGCCCATTTAAATCGTTGAAGAAACTCACATTCACTCTTTTCTGAcatttgcatgacatattattgtTAAATCTTTTGAATTTTTGGTCTCACCGAAGTTTTATACTTATTGACATATTATTCCTTTCCTTATGAGATGTATGACATGGAGAAACTGTATAATTATTTCTTCTGTCAGGTGCCAAACCCTCTATTTGATCTTGCCGGTATGTTGTGTGGACAATTCAACATCCCTTTCTGGAAGTTTTTTCTAGCAACTTTGATTGAAAAGGCTATTGTTAAAGTTTGTATCCAGGTTCGTCAACCTTCTTGGTGCAATTCATATATTTGCATTTTGCTGTGAATTGTAGTCATAGTATCATGCAGATTTCTTCTCATCTCCGTTAAGACAACTGACTGTCATTTACAAATCACTTATGTAGACCACGCCCAAGATTGTTGGGATAGGGATTATGGTGGTTTCAGATGACAGATTTGTCCGTACCTTCTTTGTCTTTGGGGAGGAAATATAAAGTCCTCGTCATAATTTGTAAGTATTCTTCTATCTGCAGCATGGACTTCTTCCATTTTCATAGATAAGTGTTTCTAAATGCGTTCAGTATTATATGATTTACCTTTAGTTACCAAGTGTTCTTCAATCTACAGCATGACCGAGTGATTATTGGTGCTGTAGCATAATTTTGATGCTCCTATGTATGAGACTGAAGTTTCTTTTCAAATTATATGTGTATGTGCGTGCTTGCTTTGCCCCTAATAGTTGTTTTCATGATATAGTGCCCGTTTTTATATGTATAATCTATTTATTTACCATGATATGTCAAGCATACATTTCATAATTATATCTTCAACACAATGAtattcattaataaatagaacgttTGAGACGGTGCTTATGTATAATTTATTTATCATGGATGTGTCAATAACAAATTCCTTAGTTATTTTCGATACAATGAGCGTTATTAGTAAATAGAATATTTGAAGTAGTGCTAATTCCCGGTGCTGTTTTTTTATACATGTTTTTTATGTGGACAGGCTGTGGTAAATCTCATTCCTTTGGAAAACAATGGAGCTACAGGCAATATATATAGGTGTGTGTAGCCTTGCTAAAGTATGTTCAGTTATTGTTGATTCTTAGATATCTATTGCACTCCTTTTGAGGGTTTTGATACTATACACATTACTATGGATCTTGCTTCTTGCCATGTGAAGAGAGCAGTTAAATGATAAATATCTGTTCCACTTTACTGTTGTTTCTAGAATTTTATGCCATCAATTTAGGTGTGCTTCCCTAGATTTGTGTATCTATGATAAAAAACAGGTCACCCTCCATGTGTACAGCCACATCATGGCTGTCAACTAATTTTTTTTTCTCCCATGTCAGGTTCCTGTTGCTGTCATTTTTATCCAAAAGTTTGTCCATTGTTGCACATCTAACCCCCCCAATTTAGCTTCTTGCCATGTGAAGAGAGCAGTTAAATGATAAATATCTGTTCCACTTAACTGTTGTTTCTAGAATTTTATGCCATCAATTTAGGTGTGCTTCCTTAGATTTGTGTATCTATGATAAAAAACAGGTCACCCTCCATGTGTACAGCCACATCATGGTTGTCAACTAATTTTTTTTTCTCCCATGTCAGGTTCATGTTGCTGTCATTTTTATCCAAAACTTTGTCCATTGTTTGACATTTAGCCCTCCCAATTTATTTTCATACGATGTATTTGATT
The sequence above is drawn from the Miscanthus floridulus cultivar M001 chromosome 15, ASM1932011v1, whole genome shotgun sequence genome and encodes:
- the LOC136509419 gene encoding vacuole membrane protein KMS1-like, whose product is MGPTVGAGEDKTMSELREKHRVDLERLTITSRPFKTLAFFVLAIAQSFERTCSSVLKKGSRLKIAMLLVAATWVLLLFTDGLHEKHLQELLWYVRFGLWWIILGVASSIGLGSGLHTFIMYLGPHVALFTIRAVQCGRVDLKSAPYDTILLKRSPSWLEKDCLQFGPPIYHETIPFSKILQQVCLEAVLWGIGTALGELPPYFLSGAASMSGRVIDGLEDLDASISEGFLSSTLRQAKRWLMSHSQHLSFTLIFLLASVPNPLFDLAGMLCGQFNIPFWKFFLATLIEKAIVKVCIQTTPKIVGIGIMVVSDDRFVRTFFVFGEEI